ACTGGCTGCAGGCTATTCGCTCACAGGACCCCGTGCTTATCCGCGATGCCCAGCTCAAGATTCTTGAGCGCCGCCGAAGGAGAAAAGGTGGAGAACCCTCGACATCTGACGTGTCCCTCCGCACTGCCACGCCAGGTTCGTCCTTTTTCCGGAACTCATCTGTTACTCCCTACGCTAACAGTGAGCGCAAGGAGGATGTTGTTAATGATGAACGCGATGGTTTTGTTGAGGGAGAGGGTGGAGTGGATGTTTCTTTGCCACTTGATGAGTTCTTTCGGAAGTACACAAGTGAGGATAATGAGAGCTTTTTGAGGATTATGGAGAAAGTTAATAGGAAGAGGGAGGAAAAGTATGAATACTTGTTGGAAGGACAAAAAACCGAGGGTGATCAGGAGAATAATTTGATTGAGGATGAAAACAAACGGGAGAAAACTAGCACTGATGGGTATGGCACATCGGATCAGCCAGTGAGCACGTTGGAAGGTTGGAAATACACGGCCAAGAATTTACTTATGTATCATCCAGCTGACAGAGGGGAGGTCCCTTTGACTCCGGAGGAAAGAGCACTGAGGTTGAAGGGTATGACTAAGGAGATCAACAGGTCAAATACGCGTTTCCAAGTGAAAACTGCTGATTATACTTCCTTGCCAAATGAAGACAATTTTACCATGCTTTATACCCCTGTAGCTGGGGCGACCCCGGTTCCTATGTCCAGTAGAGACAGTGATAAGGTGAAGAAGTATGATTTGGATGATTTGAGGAAAACCCCGAGCAGGTTttatgttgagtctgagaagAAAGCAGACAACGGTTATAGTTTCTTGAAAACACCATCGCCTGCTCCTGGATTGGACGAGTCACCATTCATAACCTGGGGAGAGATTGAGGGGACACCATTGAGATTAGAGCCAGAGGAAACACCTATTGATATTGGGGGTAGTGGGAATGGTCCGCAATTCAAGATTCCGATGCCTCCTTCAAGGGATGTTAAGGCACACTCTTTGTCAAGGGAGGCTGCAAGGAAACTCAGGGAGAGGTCAAAGATGTATCAGAAACCACCATTGCCTTCCCCAGTCAAAGGTGGAAGTGTGAGTCCAAGCGCGCGTGTACTTTCACCTGCTGCCCAGAAATTTATGAGGAATGCCATTGCCAAGTCTTCTCGATCGGTTGATGAATCTTTGAGAGCCAGTTATCGCAGTGGAAGCCCTGGATTGAATACTCCTAAAGGTGGCAGGAGTCTTTCTAGATTGGGAAGAGATAACAGTGTAGCTTCCAGATCCCCTTCTGTTAGCGAGGACTCCAGGTCACCCTGATGATTTGCCCATTCCATCTGCAATTCTATTATTAGTTATTTGTACTCTGTAAGAAACGGTTTTCTAATTGGAATTGTCACATGAAACAAATATCAAGATATTAaagtttttattgtatttgctctTTGTCCTGGATTAACGATAAGTTCTGTAGCATCATCATTCACTTGTTTTATTTGCTTTTTTGGCATCGAAAGCTTTTTCCTTGATACACATGCATTTGACTGTCATACAATTTTGTTGGTTTCCTTTTAGACGAGACTATAACAACTGTAATCTTTTGGTTATGCCTTAACTCATCATAAAATTGGGGAATGCATAATACTTCTATGCTGGTTAGAAAGAAGATAAATTTGATGTGCATAGATATAGATAAAAGTagttgtgttgtctttacttatTAAGGCTGCTAGAGTATTTGATCTATAGAGTTGTAGAAATGTGAAGGGACTACTTAAATAGTAGCCTTTGTTAATTAGTTTATTGTTTGGTACCTATggcaataaaaaattaataccgagatatgataaaaaaaatacagatTTAAGAAATGGCATGATGTCAAATGTTAATCAAATACGGCCTTATTATATGAATGCAGACCAAATGAATTGTGTTTTTTTGTTGGTAGGGCTGTTTCCAAAATATATGCCAACATTTAATACGTCGTTGGAACGCTAGAATATATATGGTGTAAATTTCTTAGAAGATGAACTGGTATTGGCTGCTTAAGTTTTTGGGCTACTTGTGTTTACAGTATACGTATTTTGTTTCTATTTTATCTCTCGTTAACATTCTAGTTGCCACATTTGATTGGGATTTTTAGTTTCTCCAGTTCAGAGATTTTGACAAATGTTTGAATGGTTTTGAACTGTATCTCATAGGAAGTTATTTAATATTAGTGCGTTAATTGAGAATATGTTTAAGATGGTCTTTGAAGTAGAACCAAAGTGTGTTTGGTAGAGCTGCTATTTCAAACAGCTTCCCCAAATTTCACTCCCACAAAATCTTCGCATTCTCTTATATCACGGCCTCTCATTTCTCATTCTCATTCTCATTCTCATTCTCTTGCGCCTCCGCCTTTGTGTCCTCATCCCCGCGTAAGCATTTGCCGTCTCATTCTATTCTCAATGCTCGCTTACTCCAACATAATATGATTTCTATCCATGTAAACTATccatttacttttttttttttttattgcatgttttattctctctttttttttaatcttctcTTTGGTTGACAATAGGGGTTGTTGCCTATATGAAACTATCAGCTCTTTAGAATCAGGTTGCATTGGTCGAGGTTGACTGAGTAAATTTCAATTAATGCAGATGGATAATGAGTATCATGTTAAATATTTTTGGACTGGTGACTAGGTTATGTTGTTGGAAATATTCTGTGGGTTTACATGGTTAATCAATTGTAAATACTATCTAATAAAGAACTCAACAAGGTGATCTACTTAATTACGAGTTTACAAAATATTCAAATAAATTAGAAACTCAGCTCAATTaagtggggtgtattcaattcagagttttgatgatttttaatgacttttttaaattatagacttttatggatttgataaatttttattgacttttatggaatctcacagatttataaacagatttatgtggatttatgtagacttttttgcaagatttttatagacttttgtagattttttttatataattttataaattttgtacttaactataacatgtgattttttattaatttctttgaaccaataattaattgacatatataacatattcaatttgaaattatttttaatatttatattaataaatacatttacttatttaaaagttaaatcgtttaatccttacatgtatatatatgtgagtttatatgcatgtttgtaaattttttaaaatacatcaattgattaacatgtaatcttatttgtaaattgataatataaatgtaaaaataatattatttgttattgtgtgaatataattttgtataaaaatatcatagcttacatattaattaaaaatacgaaaattaatttaaaaaatcattgttgttacgaaactattcaattattaagaattaaacaacatttttttgatcatcttttattattattaaatattacattaatttgtataaatcataaattaaaaatcacaaaatcaattctataattcaaaatttccccgtgttattaaaataaaaaattataaatgaacaatcagccaaaaaatgaaaaatttgaaaaagaaagatgaaaatatatatagagatacacttcgaaaatttgagagagtaatagaaatagatgagaggaaagaagatatgaagatatgtgatgtgaagcgacagagagagagttagaagttttaaaaatccattcaaatctttggggtgaaccaaatacaattttttacaatttgtagttgtaccttaggctttaatgtttgtatgtcaatgaattccatggagttattaaaagtccatggaaatttTGATACctgtagacttttatagagtttataaaagtcaatgttgaataccacttgactttttaaaactccatgaaagtctattttgaataccacaaAACTTCTATAGAGTATGTAAAAGTTttgattgaatacctctagatttttaaaatctacaaaagtcattaaaagtcaataaatttcccACATTGAATACACCCCCCTAAGTCTTTTATGATAGACCAAAAGTTATATATATGGTCGTCTGGCGCACAACTGACAATATATAATACACAatacataaattaaatcatgtatgtgattataataatttttttttaattcgacGTGATTTTTGATATATATGATTTCAGAGAGAGTctatgtgagaccgtttcacggatcttaatctgtgagacgggtcaactctacccatattcacaataaaaagtaatactcttagtataaaaattaatactttttatggataatccaaataagagatccgtctcacgaatacgacccgtgagaccgtctcacacaagtttttgccatgatTTCAATCACATGATCTATTAAATCACTAACAAGTGGTATGAAAATCATGATAATGttgaattataaaattttgttattgtTGATTGATcataatatttgaattatttaaaatctgaaaattattattattattattattattattattattattattattttggggaATAATTAAAGGGTAAATTGAGAGAAATTCtcaaacccaaaaataaagttatCCTTACTACCTACACGTAGCGGTGAGCAttggttaattcggttcggtcgacCGAATTAACCATAACCGAACTGAACCGAAATATTTAGtcataaccgaaccgaccgaattaattttcataaccgatgaaaatcgaaccgaattaaaatcgaTTAATTCGGTCAGTaatcgaattaaccgattagtttataaaaaatttgtgatttaactttaattatatatgtaattttttttaacaatatagtttacacaaatgcataaaaacataaaattacacacatcacaaatgtataaattttatttgaacacaattaatatatattatatcgattttaaaattaaaaattaaaaatatttataaaaattgataaataaaaaaattattagataataatatttattatatcggttaattcggttaaccgatttcaaaattttgaaaaccgtaaccgAACTGAAATAACcgatataaccgaattttttaatttgaaaaccgaattttcgaaataaccgaaccgaatttccgaattgacttagttcggtcggttaattcggtttaaccgaaatcTTGTTCATCCCTACCTACacctaaaaaaatttgtttcaacttcctaaaataataaaaatgacaaaaataccCTTGTATATGTTGATTTTAATGATTGATTTTTATTGGGTCAGAAATGGTATCAGAACCTaggtaaaattatttcaaacataaaAACTTTTTCTTAATATGTAAGTAAATGTTTGAGGAGGATAATTTTCTCAAATAATATAGATCCCAACCCAAGTTCAAGATTAATTATTTGCAGggtttatttcaaaattttataatatttgaaacaAGAAGATTTAACATATGTTAGATATCAAGAAATAAGTAGAACTCATCAGAGACTcatgattcaaaataatatgttCTTAGAAATTGTATTGGATTCCTCTAGACTCTCTGGATATCTCAGAGAAATttaaaagacagtacaaaattatggcaatatgctatattaTGTACCACAAAAATGTAGAGAAAATActtgaaaaaaaataagaaattcttggaactttaaaggatattcaaacaagaattcaaacTGTAGAATAACAACCAAGTTCTCGTAAAATGACTTCGGAAAGAAGGTACgttaccaccatcctttggtACAAACCTTTATTACACCAAAGAGAGAAGGCTAAAGTAATACCAAAACTTTTAACTGACGAAGAaaaatgatcaatctaattaaaaCTGTATCATAAAAAGAATTAATCTAATGAGAACTTTAGAAATGATTGGTCTCAATGATCTCCAAGATCTTGCATAATCTTTTGTAAATCTCACGGTCGTAGATCTAAGAATAAACACAACTGAAGGTGAACCACCCGCATTAACCTGATCATTTTCTCATGAACCACCTAGAGAAATTGTGGGATCTCATAATACAAATATGTGAGGAATCCAAATAGATTTTCAGACTGGTGTAGAATCACACCCAGCGAGAACAATGTCAATAAGAAATCAAATTCCCTTGCACCAAACACCTTACGGGAAATCTGTTTTGGAACATATACATCCTTATAAGGTTATACTTAACCTTGATGTACTGGATTTCAagaacagagaagatctcattgATGATTGATCATCGGCTATGAGAATCGAAGTAgaaacacttgatctcaacaggtaaagattcattaaacttttagaaatgagtcttatTATATCAGTTAAAATTACTTGGAACACTCGCTCAGGACTGGAATAAAAGTTTTCAACAACCTCATCTTAAGGAAAGGAGTTGATGGCTTATGAATCTGGATCTATATCTAACATACACACTTAGGTATACTTGATTAATGATGAAATCAATGAGTATGTAGATGAAGAGATTCACATCTTCGATGATTAGATGGAAATCAAAATTGTCATCACCTAACCAAACTCAAGAAGAAGAAAAGGAGATCTTACTTGATGGATCTCATTAAGATCAAGAAAATGATTGAGATATATGCTGCTGGAAGGAAAAAACTATGATCCCTCATGCCCTACAGATTTTGATGACATTGCTATCATTGATCAGTTAGATATGAATCTTCTGTGCCTAAAGATGAAATTTAAGGCGAGGGAGGTGAGCATGAATTGGTGCTACCAGCTGATAACCAAGAGGATAAGACAATGGACATGGGTTTTGAACAACTAGAGCAGTCATGCTCTAAATCTGGTGATAAAAAGTAGTTAATGTTCCATCCTCCtcagctcctgaatctatcacaGAGGTTTCTATTGATACAAATGTTGAAGTCTCAGTTTCCCCTGTTTCTACAACTACTTTAATACCCGAACCAGATATCATGCACTCTCGATCTAAAGCCTCACTACCAGATCCTATGCAATCAGAAGATGCAATATCTCCACCTCTTAGGGAGATATCTTGTAGCGAATATGGAAGAGGTTTTGCAATATATTGTGTGACGACAGAAGGATGTTTATGGTGTACCATTGGGTAAGCTTCTATCTTTCTATCATATAGTTCACAAATCAGCTCAGTCGAGGGTTGCACAAAAAATTGGTGGAGAATCAGTTAGTTATAGAGTTGTTGAAGAGTCTGGCATTGAAGAAGTTATTGTTGGAGTGCTGCTTAAGTTTGTTGAGGCAGTACCACAATGCATGTCAGATGAACCAGCAGTCCTTCTGGAAGAAACTACTGCGGCTGAAGAAGTTTTTGTTGATGTGCCTATTATTCAGGATGAGCCACAAGTACAGATGGCAAAACAAATAAGTCGAGTTATTCTAGAAGTGTTTGTTGTTGTGCCAACTATTCAAAACATGGACATAATATTTGTTGAATAAGCTGTCATTCAAGCTGACCAAGCAATACTTTTTAAAACAGTCAGGTGCCTCGAATATTCAGGCTCTTATTCTAACTCTTGCTATTGGCAAAGAATTTCCCAAGATCGAACCTTCCTCTCTAGATCTTGATCTTATTGATGGAAATACTTCATACAGAATTCACTTAAGTTTGACCTCTATCATATCAATTTTTACTATTCTAAAAAGAGGCCGCATGAATAATGAGGAGTCTATGCATGGttttaaagaaaatatgttCAAGGAATTCTCTGACTTGTCCAAGAATATAATCTACATTACATTCGGTTGGACCAGATCAAGAGGCTAAGGCGGCTATTGCTACTCATCTTGGTAGATAGATTCAGACGAACAATTTTCACATTTGTACCAAGATTGAGGAAGTTCAAGCAAATTTCAACGAGAATATTTATGTAATTAGCGGTCAGTTGCACTGTACATTTCTACTTGAAAGCAACTTCTagtgttgaaaaaaaaaaaggaagtgGGTGGAAGCCAGAGGATCTCCTCCAGCCGTTAGGCTCACAAGAGAGATGTGTCAAAGCCAATTGATCAACCAAAGAAGCCAACTGATTCTAGTAGCAAGCACTCTGGACGTAATGATCATCAGAATAAATAGTGTACTGCctataacaatttttttttatttttcgctTAATAGTTTTTCTTTAAATTCTTTCTATTTATCTATTGAATTCAATGTTTCTATGTCAAGTTCTTAATATTGTCAATCACCAAAAAAGAAAAATGGTTAGAACACctatatgctagggttgtgctttgactcgtttaccggctccaggagagtcatctgGTAGCGAGATTGAGAACAGTTGTGACGCGTGTAGGAGCCAGTGGATTGTAAtcgggaattcaccgctcaTCTATAGGtgtagatatcctatgtgatctgatgaaataatagtgcgtggaatatcttgccagagtatgagatatatgttagagaaagagttctccaatagtacatgtgatgccactatttatatgtatcacgtagttatcgaattattatgcaaccctcgatgaaccaatggttgcagattcgatcgggatatatgagatgaagggaccgtactgtacgttaatcataatcgactggttcttgcaggcactatcagtgatacctagggattcatgggacgatgctactagatgctcttaccatggttcgatgggtttaatcagaatatgatttatgacattctcatgatcaaatattgatacatagaatgaggcgaattagggtaagcccaaataaaagattatgtCTTGAATCACAATGAGTTGTGAACCTacgactagctgtatccctgaaccattgaggatcaCACCACACACACAAGCAGTGGATCAtttgttaccgttgaaagaataaattcaagaagttgaatttatatattatgatatagtaaattcaaggagttgaatttatgataattaaattttgagataataaattcaaggagtcgaatttataaaatttgagaatttaatttattaaactcaaaagttgagtttattaaatattaaattttggaattgataaattcaaggagttgaatttataatttaaatattaaattcaaatgttgaatttataatggatttaatttattaagctcaaatgttgagtttattaaatattaaattaaatatagtgggaAGTGTATTTAATGaacttgtaggagtacaagtacaacatactaaataattaaagttcttaatggactttgattaattaattaaattagttggactacccaaattaattaatcaagcccattaatgttaattatgattaTTATGTCATGGCTTAATTATAAAAAGTAGAAATCAAGCCATAACCCTAGCCTCCATCCTTGTAGAACTCGAAATTCCCCCTCTCAAAgcacaaaaatttcggccacttcCTTTTGGGAAAAAGATTGAGCCATCTCTCAATTTTTGATTTCAACGTGAAAACttcttccaaatattctagtgctatttggaagaggaacaaatctttcAGTCGTCGACTTGATAGAAGGATTGAAAGAAGGagttcttgaagaaagttcgtagggaattcaTCAAGACCTATATCCGCCtgtaccggattagttggagccaagtgaattaattcactaaaggtaTATTACTAAACTCCTTATaaatttttaatcataaaactATACGAGTGCtcaaacaaatatattttgaatgtcaaaataaaaaaaaaaattaaacttccGCTGCCGAGAAAGCCGAGATCCAACAACAACGAGTTCTGTATTTTTAACAGATTTTTATATTCAAAAAGATTATTGTTGTTAGCAATGCCTATATATAGACCAGTTAGACTTACTTAATCTCTCTCCTCCAAAATTCAACTTTTCTATCTGTCTAAGAAAAGTTCTTCGAATTAAAAGAAACTTTTGAGAGCCCAACTGATCATATCATGCACACGCTTATACTCTGTAATCTGATCATTAAGGATCAATTCATGCCTAGAATTTCATTGAGAAATCATTATAATTGAGAGTAAGAAGTGAAGGATCAGTTTTGACACCATTGAAGGTGTTTCAAATATAATATTCTCCATAAGCTGCAATAGCTTGTGTTCTAATAATGAATAcactgatgaattaaatcgagtttagttttcaaaccaagcggaagtcacttgaaataatcattcgttaagaaaactGAACATTTTAAAGCTTTTAGcttgtgtaaactgaataactgaaataagaGGGATCAGTTCGGGCTTGTATCAGTCCAATTATGTAAACTGATCAaatctgtaatgcccggaaatttaaaggtccacgcaaaccacatgcatgcaattattaaattctcttgtattttaattaaatgttttaattacattaattattttgtgcatatttatatgtttaaaatatatttttctacatggttgcattaaaatgtatttttaaaggttattcgagttgcgatcgaggaacggagaccgatggctgagtaagagaaaatatttttattaaataattgtttttaattatttaaaatatgggtgatactttttattgtttttgaaaACAAGggattttgaggtgattttatatgctGGGACGTactttttatcggtgttggattttcaacaaaatacgaacgttttggcTACCCGGCTAATAAACTCACAAACTTTTGTAAGCaaaatcaattttaaaattttaatcaagCACTAATAGGTTATTTGGACCTAATTAACTTTCTTATTGGGCCTAAGCCTTGTTAGGGGTTTATTTagtatttaaaatacaaaccaCCCCCATAATACACACATATCACACGCCTCCCTCACCCATCAAACTACTAGGACTCTTCTTTTCACACcatacacggcacacacaataTCTTTGAAAAAGAAACTTTCGAAGGATGCTAAGAAAATCAAGCCAAGGATCGCCGGGTCGTCGTTCTTCGATTCGTCAATATTCGTGCAtttaatacgcaaaggcacgccatattctcttttttctcatcattcacaccatagtatttatttaaatgtgttttgcatgaaaaacaagttccattttgttatattttcgGAATTTCATCATAGGTGATTTTTAAGGCTTGTGTTTTCATCCAAAAAACTTGTTTAATATGTGTTAAGGGGCAGCCATGGCTAGGGTATTGGTCAAGGACGTTTTCGAAAGTTTTAGGGTCCAAATAACACACCCAAACACACTGCATCATGATAGAAAACAAACTGTTGCCATCTTTATGTTATGGAAGAGTTGGGTTCGGTTTTATGGGGTGTGTGGCTAGGCTTGGCTTCGGTTGGGGCTATGGCTTGGCTATGGTCCGTGAGGGGTCAggagaagagtcctagccatgctaggactcgacaCCAGGGCTGGGAaggtgtgaggcccggggccgaagagggcggggggtgaacgccggtgccatcagttgcacggacaatgagcggctcctggcaggcttctaggtgaagggaacatgaatgaaccgtcccacacgggaatgagagggattccgagactgtgcaatgtaatggactgaacagttgaagagggcttaaaagatttgatttgtactactcatatcacgaaggtgcatcttcttttcggtagctcatcacattagaactccaaagttaagcgtgcttgacttggggcaattttgggatgggtgacctcctgggaagtttcctagggtgcgtgtgagtgaggacataagcacgctggaaagactcgtcttggtacagtgaggacagtcgtcaaatctggggcgttacaagtggtatcagagccgacctctcttagtacggtgtggttcggggacgaaccaagcggaagctggtgggcatgtgaggcccggggccgaagagggcggggggtgaacgccggtgccatcagttgcacggacaatgagcggctcctggcaggcttctaggtgaagggaacatgaatgaaccgtcccacacgggaatgagagggattccgagactgtgcaatgtaatggactgaacagttgaagagggcttaaaagatttgatttgtactactcatatcacgaaggtgcatcttcttttcggtagctcatcacataagaactccaaagttaagcgtgcttgacttggggcaattttgggatgggtgacctcctgggaagtttcctagggtgcgtgtgagtgaggacataagcacgctggaaagactcgtcttggtacagtgaggacagtcgtcaaatctggggcgttacagaaggagtcctagcaagctaggactccaaccCGTGAGTGCAAGGGAAGTTGCGCAGGTTGGCAGCTGGTGCAGGGGAGAAGGGGCTCAGCCTGGGGGCTTTGGGCTGGGATAGGTTAGGTCCTCAGGGTCCTAGAAGGGTGCTGGAGGGGTCGGGTCAGGGCCTCGTTGGGTTGGCTAGGTCCAAGCAACAGGAACAAGAGTCCTTGTCAAAGTGGGTTTCTCGGCTGGTTCTTGTAGCTGCTGTTGTAGCTTCGGTTTCAAGGGCTGGGGTCGAGTCGTTAGGTTctaagggtccagtagggtccatAGGGTATCTGGTTCAAGGTTGGCTCAAGAGGGTTCAAGCTTGGCTCAGGGAAAAACGAGTTTGGCTCAAGGGTGCCTAGGTGTATTTTTGGGGCTGTTTCTGCAGCTCATGTGTTGCTTCGTTTTTGGAGCTTAGGGTCAGGTACAATGGGTTCTAATGGTTCAGTAtggtccctaggtgggttggctagggtttggctcaaggtggctatGGCGCGACTCGTGTAAATTAGGATTTGGCTCAAGTGGTTCAATTaagtgtcaaaaacgaaaattaaagaagaaaaatt
This region of Primulina eburnea isolate SZY01 chromosome 14, ASM2296580v1, whole genome shotgun sequence genomic DNA includes:
- the LOC140812358 gene encoding uncharacterized protein, encoding MLLSPGHSPRHISTPSPAPSGHNPNPDNSLVSASSNLRIRKRLRSSTVLDEDTYVAAIEKIIERDFFPDIPKLRDRLDWLQAIRSQDPVLIRDAQLKILERRRRRKGGEPSTSDVSLRTATPGSSFFRNSSVTPYANSERKEDVVNDERDGFVEGEGGVDVSLPLDEFFRKYTSEDNESFLRIMEKVNRKREEKYEYLLEGQKTEGDQENNLIEDENKREKTSTDGYGTSDQPVSTLEGWKYTAKNLLMYHPADRGEVPLTPEERALRLKGMTKEINRSNTRFQVKTADYTSLPNEDNFTMLYTPVAGATPVPMSSRDSDKVKKYDLDDLRKTPSRFYVESEKKADNGYSFLKTPSPAPGLDESPFITWGEIEGTPLRLEPEETPIDIGGSGNGPQFKIPMPPSRDVKAHSLSREAARKLRERSKMYQKPPLPSPVKGGSVSPSARVLSPAAQKFMRNAIAKSSRSVDESLRASYRSGSPGLNTPKGGRSLSRLGRDNSVASRSPSVSEDSRSP